The proteins below come from a single Aegilops tauschii subsp. strangulata cultivar AL8/78 chromosome 6, Aet v6.0, whole genome shotgun sequence genomic window:
- the LOC109773835 gene encoding uncharacterized protein encodes MTAKEFEELALNGHNYPTWAMDIKISLASRGIARAIQPPETPLPAGATPLTEQQNYAALFIIRHHIHPDLKSEYLLEESPSTLFLALKTRYEQQKAVVLPEALHDWTHLCLQDFKSIGEYNHAVHKICSKLRFCEKEPTEGEKIEKTLSTMLPSDRILQQQYYARNYTVYSELIHMLLQAEKHDELLAKNGSQRPVGAQPLPEVHLNVANRQKFNGTPRGKQSNFEHKRKRNGNRRSRYPGKGKGTSKPRLDKSKLCNKCGCSTHSTEKCTMPKHLVMLYQQSQGRNAPQGKRFEANFNLHPDSAKGAGSSHDVPPGPSNAVVPYLPEATAEMENTLIEYTANNVFGDFD; translated from the coding sequence ATGACTGCCAAAGAGTTTGAGGAGCTTGCCCTCAATGGCCACAATTACCCTACATGGGCTATGGACATCAAGATCAGTCTTGCGTCCCGTGGGATAGCGCGTGCAATACAACCCCCGGAGACTCCTCTCCCGGCTGGGGCTACGCCGCTGACAGAACAGCAGAACTATGCTGCCTTATTCATCATTAGGCACCATATTCATCCAGATCTCAAGTCTGAGTATTTACTGGAGGAATCTCCTAGTACTCTATTTCTGGCCCTCAAAACGAGGTATGAACAGCAGAAGGCAGTAGTCCTGCCAGAAGCACTCCATGATTGGACTCATCTCTGTCTTCAGGATTTCAAGTCCATCGGTGAGTACAATCATGCTGTTCATAAGATATGTTCCAAACTGCGCTTTTGTGAGAAGGAACCTACTGAGGGGGAGAAGATAGAGAAAACTTTGTCTACTATGCTCCCTTCAGATAGGATCCTCCAACAACAATACTATGCTCGTAACTACACTGTCTATTCCGAGCTTATTCACATGTTACTTCAGGCTGAAAAGCATGATGAGCTACTTGCTAAGAATGGCTCTCAGCGCCCAGTTGGGGCACAACCTTTACCTGAAGTCCATCTGAATGTTGCAAATAGACAAAAGTTTAATGGTACCCCTCGGGGTAAACAATCCAATTTTGAGCATAAGCGAAAGCGCAATGGGAACAGGAGATCTAGATACCCAGGCAAGGGAAAAGGCACTTCAAAGCCCAGGCTTGATAAATCTAAGCTTTGCAACAAGTGTGGATGCTCCACGCATTCTACTGAAAAGTGCACAATGCCCAAGCATCTGGTTATGCTGTACCAGCAATCTCAGGGACGCAATGCACCTCAAGGGAAAAGGTTTGAAGCCAACTTCAACCTTCATCCGGATAGCGCAAAAGGAGCTGGTAGTTCGCACGATGTTCCTCCTGGACCGAGCAACGCCGTGGTTCCTTATCTGCCTGAGGCTACTGCTGAAATGGAGAACACGTTGATTGAGTACACCGCAAACAACGTGTTTGGCGACTTCGACTAG